The genomic interval CCGGCGGTTGGCGCCGCTGTTGCACCGGCTGCGGGTCGTCAAGACGCCGCGCGAGATCGAGCTGATCAAGCAAGCGGTCAAGATCACCGCCGATGGTTTCCGGCGCGTGCTCGGCATGGTTCGTCCCGGCATCCACGAGTACGAAGTCGAGGCCGAGTTGATCCACGAGTTCACGCGCAAGCGCGCCCGCTGGGCCTACCCGCCCATCATCGCCGGCGGTGCGAACAGTTGCATTCTGCACTACAACCAGAACGACCAGCCGTGCCGCAAAGGGGACGTGCTGCTGCTGGACGTGGCGGCCGCCTACGCCAACTACAACGCCGACCTGACCCGGACGATTCCGGTCAGCGGCAAGTTCTCTCGCCGGCAAAAGCAGGTCTACAACGCGGTGCTGCGCGTGCTGCGCAAGTCAATCGCCGGCGCGGTCGTCGGCAAGTTGCCCAAGGTCTGGCTGCGTGAAGCGCAAGAAGCGATGAACGAGGAGTTGTTGAAGCTGGAACTGATCACCGAGCGCGACATCCAACAGGCCCCGGCCGACGAACCGGCCTGCCGCAAGTATTTCATGCACGGCCTGGGGCACCCGCTGGGGCTCGACGTACACGACGTCGGCAATACGAACGAGCCGATACAAGCCGGCTGGGTGTTGACCGTCGAGCCGGGGCTTTACATTCCCGAGGAAGGAATCGGCATCCGGCTGGAAAACGACATTGTCGTTACCGCCGACGGGCCAGTGGACCTGATGGCCGATGTGCCCCTGGAAGCGGACGAGATCG from Planctomycetota bacterium carries:
- a CDS encoding aminopeptidase P N-terminal domain-containing protein, encoding MRHASIDPKLFADNRRRLVEILPENSLAVANANDVLPTNADGTLLMHANADLFFLTGVEQEESRLVIAPNAADEKLREVLFIRPSSELLKTWEGYKLSKEDAARVSGVKTVKFLDEFPAVFRRLMCEVEHVYLNTNEHPRAVVEVESRDARFIRATRAAYPLHDYRRLAPLLHRLRVVKTPREIELIKQAVKITADGFRRVLGMVRPGIHEYEVEAELIHEFTRKRARWAYPPIIAGGANSCILHYNQNDQPCRKGDVLLLDVAAAYANYNADLTRTIPVSGKFSRRQKQVYNAVLRVLRKSIAGAVVGKLPKVWLREAQEAMNEELLKLELITERDIQQAPADEPACRKYFMHGLGHPLGLDVHDVGNTNEPIQAGWVLTVEPGLYIPEEGIGIRLENDIVVTADGPVDLMADVPLEADEIEDAMGG